A single window of Opisthocomus hoazin isolate bOpiHoa1 chromosome 5, bOpiHoa1.hap1, whole genome shotgun sequence DNA harbors:
- the PCDH18 gene encoding protocadherin-18, producing the protein MNCKNLQMHRISSQMHFIFLFALMIISFNKAVLGKNLKYRIYEEQRVGSVIARLSEDVADILLKMPNPSSVRFRAMQRGNSPLLVVREDNGEISIGAKIDREQLCQKNLNCSIEFDVITLPTEHLQLFHVEVEVLDINDNSPQFSRALIPIEISESAAVGTRIPLDSAFDPDVGDNSLHTYSLSANDFFSIEVRTRTDGAKYAELIVVRELDRELKSGYELQLTASDKGVPQRSGSSLLKISISDSNDNSPVFEQQSYIIQLLENSPTGTLLIDLNATDPDEGANGKVVYSFSSHVSAKIIETFKIDSEKGHLTLLRQVDYELTKSYEIDAQAQDLGPNSIPAHCKIIIKIVDVNDNRPEINLNLMSPEKEEIAYISEGSPLDTFVALVRVQDKDSGVNGEIVCKLHGHGHFKLQKTYENNYLILTNATLDREKRSEYSLTVIAEDKGTPSLSTVKHFTVQISDENDNPPRFQTNRYEVVILENNSPGAYITSVTATDPDLGDNGQVTYTILESYVLGSSITTYVTIDPSNGAIYALRTFDHEEVNQIAFMVQARDGGSQQLVSNTTVVLTVIDENDNAPVIVGPALRNSTAEISIPKDAGIGFLVTRIRATDRDSGMNSELSCSIAADKENSIFVMDPKTCDISINVSVESVPAKQWEFFVIVQDKGSPQLSTKALLKCTVFEYVYSFSSTEATLVSQPSLDVSMITIISLGSICAVLLVIMVIFATRCNREKKDTRSYNCRVAESTYQHHPKRPSRQIHKGDITLVPTVNGTLPIRSHHRASPSSSPTLERGQMSSRQSHHSHQSLNSLVTISSNHVPENFSLELTHATPAVEVSQLLSMLHQGQYQPRPSFRGNKYSRSYRYALQDMDKFSLKDSGRGDSEAGDSDYDLGRESPIDRLLGEGFSDLFLTDGRIPAAMRLCTEECRVLGHSDQCWMPPLPSPSSDYRSNMFIPGEEFQSPQQQLQQQQQPGLEEDPQPADASEKKKSFSTFGKDCQSEEESGDTCTSSLLSEMSSVFQRLLPPSLDAYTECNEMDRSNSLERRKGHLPAKTVNYPQGVAAWAASTHFQNPANNGPTLGTHSGVQPSSKWLPAMEEIPENYEEDDFDNVLNHLSDGKHELMDASELVAEINKLLQDVRQN; encoded by the exons ATGAATTGCAAAAACTTACAAATGCACCGAATCAGCAGTCAAATGCACTTTATATTCCTTTTTGCACTGATGATAATATCTTTCAATAAGGCTGTGCTGGGAAAGAATTTGAAATACAGGATTTACGAGGAGCAGAGAGTTGGGTCAGTAATTGCAAGACTGTCGGAGGATGTAGctgacattttattaaaaatgcctAACCCTTCCTCGGTTCGTTTTCGAGCTATGCAGAGGGGGAATTCTCCCTTGCTTGTAGTCCGTGAGGATAACGGAGAAATCAGCATAGGAGCTAAAATTGACCGGGAACAACTCTGCCAGAAAAACTTAAACTGCTCCATAGAGTTTGACGTGATCACTCTGCCCACTGAACATCTGCAGCTTTTCCATGTTGAAGTTGAAGTGCTGGATATTAATGACAACTCTCCCCAGTTTTCCAGAGCTCTTATCCCTATTGAAATATCAGAAAGCGCAGCTGTAGGAACCCGGATCCCTCTGGACAGCGCTTTTGATCCAGATGTGGGGGACAACTCCCTTCACACTTACTCCCTTTCTGCAAATGATTTTTTCAGTATTGAGGTGAGAACCAGGACTGATGGTGCTAAGTATGCAGAGCTGATCGTGGTTAGAGAGCTGGACCGGGAGCTGAAGTCAGGTTATGAACTCCAGCTCACTGCTTCAGATAAAGGGGTGCCTCAGAGATCGGGATCATCCCTCCTGAAAATAAGCATTTCTGATTCCAATGACAACAGCCCTGTTTTTGAGCAACAGTCGTATATAATCCAACTCTTAGAAAATTCACCGACTGGCACTTTGCTGATAGACCTCAATGCTACCGATCCAGATGAGGGCGCTAATGGTAAAGTCGTGTACTCTTTCAGTAGTCATGTGTCTGCCAAAATTATAGAGACTTTTAAGATAGACTCAGAAAAGGGTCATCTGACCCTCCTGAGGCAAGTGGACTATGAACTAACCAAATCCTATGAAATTGATGCTCAGGCTCAAGATCTGGGGCCAAATTCTATTCCAGCTCACTGCAAAATTATAATTAAGATTGTGGACGTGAATGACAACAGACCCGAAATTAACTTAAACCTGATGTCCCCAGAGAAAGAAGAGATAGCTTACATTTCTGAGGGGTCACCCCTGGACACTTTTGTTGCCCTGGTCAGAGTGCAAGACAAGGACTCTGGCGTGAATGGAGAGATAGTGTGCAAGCTACATGGTCAtggccactttaaacttcaaaagacTTATGAAAATAACTATTTAATCTTGACTAATGCCACTCTAGATAGGGAAAAGAGATCTGAATACAGCTTGACTGTAATAGCGGAGGACAAGGGAACGCCAAGTCTCTCCACAGTGAAACACTTTACTGTCCAAATCAGTGATGAAAATGACAACCCACCCCGCTTCCAGACAAACAGATATGAAGTTGTCATCTTGGAAAACAACTCTCCAGGAGCGTACATCACATCAGTCACAGCCACAGACCCAGATCTAGGTGACAATGGGCAGGTGACCTACACTATTTTGGAGAGCTATGTTTTGGGAAGCTCTATAACCACCTACGTGACCATCGATCCCTCCAATGGGGCAATCTATGCCCTGCGAACCTTTGATCATGAAGAAGTAAATCAGATTGCCTTTATGGTTCAAGCTAGGGATGGAGGGAGTCAGCAGCTTGTTAGCAATACCACAGTTGTACTAACCGTCATTGACGAAAATGACAACGCTCCTGTCATTGTGGGGCCAGCACTACGCAACAGCACAGCAGAGATCTCAATCCCTAAAGATGCTGGAATCGGCTTTCTTGTCACGAGGATAAGGGCTACAGATAGAGACTCTGGTATGAACTCTGAACTCAGCTGCTCCATAGCAGCTGACAAGGAAAACAGCATCTTTGTGATGGATCCCAAAACTTGCGACATCTCTATCAATGTGAGTGTTGAATCAGTTCCAGCAAAGCAATGGGAGTTTTTTGTGATAGTCCAGGATAAAGGCAGTCCTCAGCTTAGTACTAAAGCACTTCTGAAATGTACCGTTTTTGAGTATGTCTATTCATTTTCAAGCACGGAAGCAACTTTGGTAAGCCAACCGTCCCTGGATGTCTCCATGATAACGATTATATCCTTAGGATCAATATGTGCCGTGTTGTTGGTCATTATGGTTATCTTTGCTACAAGATGTAATCGAGAGAAGAAGGACACCAGGTCCTACAACTGTCGCGTGGCGGAATCGACCTACCAGCACCATCCAAAACGGCCCTCAAGACAGATCCACAAAGGGGACATTACATTAGTGCCAACGGTTAATGGCACGTTACCCATCAGGTCTCACCACAGAGCTTCTCCGTCATCATCTCCGACCCTGGAAAGGGGACAAATGAGCAGCCGGCAGAGCCACCACAGCCACCAATCGCTGAACAGCCTGGTGACAATCTCCTCTAACCACGTGCCTGAAAATTTCTCGCTGGAACTCACCCACGCTACTCCGGCTGTTGAG GTTTCTCAGCTTCTCTCGATGCTTCACCAGGGCCAGTATCAACCAAGGCCAAGTTTTCGAGGAAACAAGTATTCCAGAAGCTACAG ATATGCCCTACAAGATATGGATAAATTCAGCTTGAAAGACAGTGGCCGGGGTGACAGTGAAGCTGGAGACAGTGATTATGATTTGGGAAGAGAGTCTCCAATTGACAGACTTCTTGGGGAAGGATTCAGTGACCTTTTCCTTACAGATGGGAGAATTCCTGCAG CGATGCGGCTGTGCACGGAGGAGTGCAGGGTTCTGGGGCACTCCGACCAGTGCTGGATGCCGCCGTTGCCCTCTCCTTCCTCCGATTACAGAAGTAATATGTTCATCCCTGGAGAGGAGTTCCAGtcgccccagcagcagctgcagcagcagcagcagccaggcctcGAGGAAGATCCACAGCCTGCTGATGCCAGTGAGAAAAAGAAGAGCTTTTCAACGTTCGGTAAAGACTGCCAGAGCGAGGAGGAGTCGGGGGATACCTGtacttcctctctcctctctgaaATGAGCAGCGTCTTCCAGCGCCTGCTGCCTCCCTCGCTGGATGCCTACACAGAGTGCAATGAGATGGATCGCTCCAACTCGTTGGAGCGCAGGAAGGGACATTTGCCGGCCAAGACTGTAAACTATCCACAGGGGGTGGCAGCCTGGGCAGCCAGCACACATTTCCAAAATCCTGCCAACAACGGGCCCACTCTGGGGACTCACTCAGGCGTGCAGCCTTCCTCTAAATGGCTGCCAGCCATGGAGGAGATCCCAGAGAATTATGAAGAGGATGATTTTGACAACGTGCTCAACCACCTCAGTGATGGTAAACACGAACTCATGGATGCCAGTGAGCTGGTGGCAGAAATTAACAAGCTGCTGCAAGATGTCCGGCAGAACTAA